A single Methanospirillum lacunae DNA region contains:
- the selD gene encoding selenide, water dikinase SelD, whose protein sequence is MSQKFPALTDMVDLFGCSCKLPENELEKLLEAIGGSYPENVLGPGDDAAIIKINENIVLIKTVDFFTPIVDDPYLQGEIAACNCTNDVFAMGGTVIAGVLAILGLPRGVSVDQSKKLLGGFRDFCDSIKAPLVGGHTIINPWPIIGGAVTGVAHPKEIIYNSGAKPGDVLLLTKPVGIQPIMSASRIYEKNPEEIDSIVDSSDLQESVDIAITCMTTSNQKAAEAVQVTGAHALTDVTGFGLYGHAAKIADNSHVTLNIHTIPSIKNAPILSDFFGFGLEKGISSETAGGLLISIAPDAKNDLIAELSKREIPAYEVGFVTKYHDNPVLLHNPNIQEISSLTE, encoded by the coding sequence ATGAGCCAAAAATTTCCGGCTTTGACTGATATGGTAGATTTATTCGGTTGTTCTTGTAAACTCCCGGAAAATGAGTTGGAAAAATTATTAGAGGCTATTGGAGGATCATACCCAGAAAATGTCCTTGGACCTGGAGATGATGCCGCAATTATCAAAATTAATGAAAATATTGTATTAATTAAAACCGTTGATTTTTTTACCCCGATTGTTGATGATCCATATCTTCAGGGGGAGATTGCAGCTTGTAACTGTACGAATGATGTTTTCGCGATGGGAGGAACAGTGATCGCTGGGGTTTTAGCGATTCTGGGTCTTCCTAGAGGGGTAAGTGTTGATCAATCTAAAAAGTTACTGGGAGGTTTTCGTGATTTTTGCGATTCAATTAAGGCTCCTCTCGTTGGGGGGCACACGATAATAAATCCGTGGCCAATAATAGGTGGAGCAGTAACTGGGGTTGCACATCCTAAAGAGATCATTTATAATTCAGGTGCAAAACCGGGAGATGTTTTATTATTAACTAAACCGGTTGGTATTCAGCCTATAATGTCTGCATCCAGAATATATGAGAAGAATCCTGAAGAAATTGATTCAATTGTTGATTCTAGTGATCTTCAGGAATCAGTTGATATTGCAATAACCTGCATGACTACCTCGAATCAGAAAGCCGCAGAAGCTGTGCAGGTTACAGGTGCTCATGCCCTGACAGATGTTACTGGATTTGGTCTTTATGGGCATGCAGCAAAAATAGCCGATAATAGTCATGTTACCTTGAATATTCACACGATCCCATCTATCAAGAATGCACCAATTTTATCAGATTTTTTTGGGTTTGGATTAGAAAAAGGGATTTCATCTGAGACTGCAGGGGGGTTACTGATCTCAATTGCGCCGGATGCAAAAAATGATCTCATTGCAGAGTTATCAAAGAGGGAGATTCCCGCATATGAGGTCGGGTTTGTGACAAAATATCATGATAATCCTGTTCTCTTACACAATCCTAACATTCAAGAAATTTCATCATTAACCGAGTAA
- a CDS encoding sulfurtransferase TusA family protein, giving the protein MTKLELNVCGRSCPIPVLETRKKIREMAIGDELLIIVEYPPSKDNIIRFILRERHELCQIQEIDGKYHILIRKNGEINEPKISGFD; this is encoded by the coding sequence ATGACTAAATTGGAATTAAACGTATGTGGGAGAAGTTGCCCGATTCCTGTATTAGAAACACGAAAAAAGATTCGTGAAATGGCAATTGGTGATGAATTACTTATCATTGTGGAATACCCTCCTTCGAAAGATAATATAATCAGGTTTATACTCCGTGAAAGGCATGAACTTTGTCAAATTCAAGAAATTGATGGAAAATATCATATCTTAATTAGAAAAAATGGGGAAATAAATGAGCCAAAAATTTCCGGCTTTGACTGA
- a CDS encoding DsrE/DsrF/TusD sulfur relay family protein yields the protein MSSQKSVTVIIGDAPYGSERSFSALRFVLTALLEEIKVNIFFLENGTYVGLKDQNPVEFANIENLVREAIESGAKIIMCGPCCQARGITKDKIVDGIHFGTMHDLTDLVMKSDKVIFF from the coding sequence ATGAGTTCACAAAAATCTGTTACTGTTATCATTGGGGACGCACCATACGGAAGTGAAAGATCTTTTTCTGCATTGAGATTTGTCCTTACTGCACTATTGGAAGAAATTAAGGTCAATATATTCTTTCTAGAAAATGGAACCTATGTTGGATTAAAAGACCAAAATCCGGTTGAATTTGCCAATATTGAAAATTTAGTCCGAGAGGCTATAGAATCCGGAGCTAAAATCATCATGTGTGGTCCGTGTTGCCAGGCTAGGGGTATCACAAAAGACAAAATTGTAGATGGGATACACTTTGGAACTATGCACGATCTTACTGATCTCGTTATGAAAAGTGATAAAGTAATATTTTTCTGA
- a CDS encoding helix-turn-helix transcriptional regulator translates to MTSPVVLYNDIRCGLDSILRSRLQMQILLSLGEGCKTLSDLRAITGSSSQALVPKIRELETRFIISSKKYEYCLTPLGRLIQEKLTDFTRLLSVLFKHDDFWNSHYLDGIPPEFIKEISDLYDSRIIADTNIEVFQVYSYYLKILEESDNIHWISSILNPHHIQAITSRLAYGIHVEMIVNSEIAEMIKTEPYCSLLGSIDPSSHFKLYLTEERIKIGMIVSDTNLFLGLFKNDMITFDASSHFISVDPDALSWGERLFSYYKDRSSGLCFQKSCNKTIST, encoded by the coding sequence ATGACTTCCCCAGTTGTATTGTATAATGATATCAGATGTGGATTAGACTCTATTCTACGATCTAGACTACAAATGCAAATTTTATTATCGCTTGGTGAAGGTTGCAAAACCCTGTCTGATCTAAGAGCGATCACCGGCAGCTCATCACAGGCATTGGTACCTAAAATTCGTGAGCTCGAAACCCGATTTATTATTTCATCAAAAAAATACGAATACTGTCTGACTCCGTTAGGACGGCTAATTCAGGAGAAACTTACGGACTTCACGAGGTTATTATCAGTCCTTTTTAAACATGATGATTTTTGGAATAGTCATTATCTTGATGGCATTCCCCCGGAGTTTATTAAGGAGATTAGCGATCTTTATGACTCTCGGATAATCGCCGACACGAATATTGAAGTTTTTCAGGTTTATTCATACTATCTAAAAATTCTCGAAGAGTCTGATAATATCCACTGGATATCATCTATATTAAACCCACATCACATCCAGGCTATTACCTCTAGACTTGCTTATGGAATTCATGTTGAAATGATTGTGAATTCTGAAATAGCAGAAATGATAAAAACTGAACCATACTGCTCACTACTTGGTTCAATTGATCCCAGTTCACATTTCAAATTATATCTCACTGAAGAAAGAATAAAAATTGGAATGATTGTGAGTGACACTAATCTTTTTTTGGGTCTTTTTAAAAACGACATGATTACTTTTGATGCATCCTCTCATTTTATCAGTGTAGATCCTGATGCACTTTCATGGGGAGAACGATTGTTTTCATATTATAAAGACCGTTCATCGGGATTATGTTTTCAAAAATCATGTAATAAAACAATATCAACCTGA
- a CDS encoding cytochrome c biogenesis CcdA family protein, with protein MTNFDPSIWGIFIFGLIAGICPCNSVLCLGLIGYLTSGNTNLSLINILKLTTSFCIGTIIVLIPLGMIAGLIGHYLLFLNGTIAWSIGGVLLILMGLQLLHVYKPPIRSIFNFFRRPSSYTVMGAFLLGLSFGAITVGRGAPMLLIVLTYIALYQTMFQGFFTILIYAIGLSIPLIIISSLGGALGKKIKGYSRISGDVADKIIGSVIIIIGIYFVYLAFTL; from the coding sequence GTGACCAATTTTGATCCATCAATCTGGGGAATTTTTATATTTGGATTAATTGCAGGGATTTGCCCCTGCAATAGTGTCTTATGCCTGGGCCTAATTGGATATTTGACTAGTGGCAATACGAATCTCTCCCTAATTAACATTCTGAAACTTACAACTTCATTCTGTATTGGGACAATTATTGTTTTAATTCCCTTGGGGATGATTGCCGGGTTGATTGGGCATTATCTACTTTTTCTCAATGGTACGATCGCATGGTCAATTGGCGGGGTGCTTTTAATACTGATGGGATTACAACTCCTTCATGTATATAAGCCTCCAATTCGGAGCATTTTTAACTTTTTCAGACGCCCCTCTTCATATACAGTAATGGGAGCTTTTTTACTTGGACTTTCGTTTGGTGCTATAACCGTTGGGCGTGGGGCCCCTATGCTCTTGATAGTTTTGACTTACATCGCTTTATATCAGACAATGTTCCAAGGGTTCTTCACAATTCTCATCTATGCTATTGGATTAAGCATCCCGCTCATTATTATCAGTTCATTGGGTGGCGCATTAGGCAAAAAGATTAAGGGATATTCACGGATAAGTGGGGATGTCGCTGATAAAATTATTGGGTCTGTAATAATTATTATAGGGATATACTTTGTGTATTTGGCATTTACTCTGTGA
- a CDS encoding 3'-5' exonuclease: MAWLFATTEGEIILEDSRMIKPDGFIIPEESAKIHGITTEVAINEGEDLSKVLSDFFSDMEDADLLVGHNLQYDRKIIKRECLRTKINSNQLSKPQFNTMVNSTVFFRLPRGNGTQVINFPNFQKRTRLL, encoded by the coding sequence ATTGCCTGGCTGTTTGCAACTACAGAAGGAGAAATAATTCTCGAAGATAGCAGGATGATTAAGCCGGACGGGTTCATTATCCCGGAAGAATCCGCGAAGATTCATGGGATCACTACTGAAGTGGCGATCAATGAAGGTGAAGATCTCTCCAAAGTTCTGTCTGACTTCTTCAGTGATATGGAAGATGCCGATCTCCTGGTAGGTCACAATTTGCAGTATGACCGGAAAATAATAAAAAGAGAGTGCTTACGAACGAAAATAAATAGCAATCAACTATCGAAGCCTCAATTCAACACGATGGTAAACTCTACCGTCTTTTTTAGGTTACCACGGGGAAATGGGACACAGGTTATAAATTTCCCAAACTTTCAGAAGCGTACGAGATTATTGTGA
- a CDS encoding cache domain-containing protein yields the protein MRSSFYEYVKFVTSISKNTTGFVVLSVITILVLFSGASAQTNANPDSFSFIGTVVYQDLEGGFFGIITDTGDQLLPTNLPAQYEIDGLKISGTATPQTDMVSTRMWGTMVSVENVTPLNGGGVTEQAWYESETTVPVLSDDQIFQVLGRISADLQKRLDTIDGELADVAANLSSNDVSKENQNLQLSSLVENPALNQIGLYESSLLDKSGRITAVYPDVYLSSIGTDLSKMPHIASIISYPAPTMSTYLKTVEGKDAVVITYPIVSKQKTVTGYVSALVDPAVLVSPDKMQTLKDSGYSLMVEQPEGTALAESDSTQIGRSAWNDPQFNASPSLLKSAVHLQNARAGIDSYSGLNKEDVKIAWTTVSLHGMPWRVAVMKH from the coding sequence ATGAGATCATCTTTCTATGAATATGTAAAATTTGTAACTTCGATAAGCAAGAATACTACCGGATTTGTAGTTCTGTCTGTAATAACTATACTGGTGCTCTTCTCCGGTGCCAGTGCCCAGACTAATGCTAATCCTGACTCCTTCTCCTTTATAGGGACAGTGGTGTATCAGGATCTTGAAGGGGGCTTCTTTGGGATTATTACTGATACCGGAGATCAACTTCTTCCAACGAACCTCCCAGCCCAGTATGAGATTGATGGCCTCAAAATCTCCGGGACTGCCACACCACAGACTGATATGGTCTCCACCCGGATGTGGGGTACCATGGTCTCTGTAGAAAATGTAACTCCACTGAATGGGGGAGGAGTAACTGAACAGGCCTGGTATGAATCTGAAACAACTGTACCGGTTTTATCTGACGATCAGATCTTCCAGGTACTTGGGAGGATCTCTGCAGATCTGCAGAAGAGACTTGATACAATTGATGGGGAACTGGCTGATGTTGCTGCAAACTTAAGCAGCAATGATGTCTCGAAAGAGAACCAGAACCTCCAACTCTCGTCTCTCGTAGAAAATCCTGCACTTAACCAGATCGGTCTGTATGAATCATCTCTTCTGGATAAGTCAGGGAGGATAACTGCCGTTTATCCGGATGTTTATCTGTCATCAATCGGGACAGACCTATCAAAAATGCCGCATATTGCCAGTATAATCTCATACCCTGCCCCTACTATGAGCACATACCTGAAAACTGTAGAAGGAAAAGATGCAGTTGTCATCACCTACCCGATTGTATCAAAACAAAAAACTGTAACCGGATATGTATCAGCACTCGTGGATCCGGCAGTGCTCGTCTCGCCTGACAAGATGCAGACACTCAAAGATTCCGGTTATTCTCTCATGGTCGAACAACCAGAAGGGACAGCACTCGCAGAAAGTGATTCAACCCAGATTGGCAGGTCAGCCTGGAATGATCCTCAGTTTAATGCTTCACCCTCACTTCTCAAATCTGCAGTGCACCTGCAAAATGCGAGGGCTGGTATAGATTCATATTCCGGATTGAATAAAGAGGATGTTAAGATTGCATGGACTACGGTATCACTCCATGGCATGCCATGGAGAGTTGCAGTCATGAAACATTAA
- a CDS encoding MATE family efflux transporter yields MNNSQETEGVNLLKGDPKVAILKLSIPMIIAMLLMSTYNLVNAVWVAGLGSDALAAVGFITPLFMVLIGLGNGLGAGATSVIARRIGAGDRNGANGAAMQAILLVLGISVVITVLLIALARPLMILFGAGKTVDLAVEYGNIVFAGTVLILFTNVVYAILRAEGDTKRTMYVMGASSILNIILDPILIYYFKMGIAGAAWGMIVSLLLVTVVLLYWFLIKKDTYVNLSWKVNLKEPRNIRDILGVGLPASCEFFLMSFLAIFINAMLVMVSGTDAVAVYTAGWRVVFFAIIPLVAISTSVVSVTGAAYGGRHFEKFPVIHSFSIILGIGIAIAISILTWLFASQISFIFTYSAEGAHLAPAIASFLATMCIFYPFVPPGIMSSSIFQGTGRGISSLILNVLRNMVFMATSAYLLGVVFGLGEHGVWYGIVIGDILGGIVGFIWVRIYISRLMRYA; encoded by the coding sequence ATGAATAATTCTCAAGAGACTGAAGGTGTGAATCTCCTCAAGGGAGATCCAAAGGTTGCGATCCTTAAGCTCTCAATCCCGATGATCATCGCAATGCTGCTGATGTCAACCTACAACCTGGTCAATGCTGTCTGGGTGGCAGGTCTTGGATCAGATGCATTAGCTGCAGTAGGGTTCATCACCCCTCTTTTTATGGTACTCATCGGACTTGGTAACGGGCTTGGAGCAGGCGCCACCTCGGTTATTGCCAGAAGAATAGGTGCAGGAGACAGGAACGGTGCAAACGGTGCAGCGATGCAGGCAATTTTACTGGTGCTCGGAATATCGGTGGTTATCACAGTACTTCTGATTGCTCTGGCACGCCCGCTGATGATCCTTTTTGGTGCAGGGAAAACTGTTGATCTGGCAGTTGAATACGGAAACATCGTTTTTGCCGGTACTGTCCTTATTCTCTTTACCAATGTAGTGTACGCAATTCTCAGGGCAGAGGGAGACACCAAGCGGACGATGTACGTGATGGGAGCCTCATCAATCTTGAACATCATCCTGGATCCGATTCTCATTTATTATTTCAAGATGGGAATTGCAGGTGCTGCATGGGGTATGATCGTTTCATTGTTACTTGTGACTGTAGTTCTTCTCTACTGGTTCCTCATCAAAAAAGATACGTACGTAAACCTGTCATGGAAAGTCAATCTCAAAGAACCCAGAAATATTAGAGATATCCTCGGGGTAGGACTACCAGCAAGTTGCGAGTTTTTTCTCATGTCATTTCTGGCGATTTTTATCAACGCAATGCTGGTTATGGTTTCAGGAACAGATGCAGTCGCGGTATATACTGCAGGATGGCGTGTTGTTTTCTTTGCAATTATCCCACTCGTGGCAATATCAACTTCAGTCGTATCTGTGACAGGTGCAGCGTATGGAGGGCGACACTTTGAAAAATTCCCGGTAATCCATTCATTCTCAATCATATTGGGGATAGGTATTGCAATAGCCATCAGCATCCTGACCTGGCTTTTTGCATCTCAAATCTCATTTATTTTCACATATTCAGCAGAAGGAGCACATCTTGCACCGGCAATTGCCTCCTTCCTCGCCACGATGTGTATATTTTATCCGTTTGTTCCACCAGGAATCATGTCCTCATCTATTTTCCAGGGAACAGGACGTGGGATCTCATCACTGATACTGAATGTGCTCCGAAACATGGTCTTCATGGCCACATCAGCATATCTGCTTGGTGTTGTCTTCGGACTTGGTGAGCACGGAGTATGGTACGGGATCGTTATCGGAGATATTCTTGGAGGAATTGTTGGATTTATCTGGGTCAGGATATATATCAGCCGGCTAATGCGATATGCCTGA
- a CDS encoding MarR family winged helix-turn-helix transcriptional regulator, protein MTAKSILPHDIPIGGLTSIIFRTQAIFLNHHLRSLGLSYGQFPVLMFLRNHQNVTQETLARHFHIDRGTIARSVKKLEDAGYVIRRIDPDNRRAVKLFLSEKGTSIISDLIRIDTEWEMTASSGLNKEEKTQFKDLLWRVASASIQGVNDIGENSFTSCCSGGECA, encoded by the coding sequence GTGACAGCAAAATCTATCTTACCTCATGATATTCCCATAGGGGGATTAACATCAATTATCTTCAGAACTCAGGCAATATTCCTGAATCACCATCTTCGTTCACTCGGCCTCTCCTATGGTCAGTTCCCGGTTCTCATGTTTCTCAGGAACCATCAGAATGTTACACAGGAGACACTGGCACGCCACTTTCATATCGATAGAGGGACAATTGCCAGGTCGGTAAAAAAACTTGAAGATGCAGGTTACGTTATCAGAAGGATCGATCCAGATAACAGAAGGGCTGTAAAACTTTTCCTTTCAGAGAAAGGGACGTCCATTATTTCTGATTTGATTCGGATAGATACCGAATGGGAAATGACTGCTTCATCCGGATTGAATAAGGAAGAAAAAACTCAGTTCAAAGATCTTCTCTGGAGAGTAGCTTCAGCCAGTATCCAGGGGGTCAATGACATCGGTGAAAACTCCTTTACTTCATGCTGCTCCGGAGGTGAATGTGCATGA
- a CDS encoding chorismate synthase: MNTLGRSFRVTTFGESHGAAIGAVIDGCPPGVQLSVEDIQPFLDRRKPGTSDLVTPRRESDLVEILSGVFQGKTTGTPIGLIIRNQSARSSDYEHLRDLFRPGHADRTYFEKYGIRDHRGGGRSSGRETAGRVAAGAVAAICLKRRNISIVGKIVEIHGNSDPVMFEQEIREARDRGDSVGGIISLTITGCPSGLGDPVFGKLDGLLAGALMGIGGVKGIEIGAGYAAARMFGSEHNDPMIPGGYLSNNAGGILGGISNGQDISIKLAVKPTPSICTPQSTIDLEGNPRTIVVGGRHDPCIALRIVPVAEAMAALVILDTLLEQDKYAAWREPGSQEL, encoded by the coding sequence CTGAACACGTTAGGTCGCTCATTCAGAGTTACCACATTTGGAGAGAGTCATGGTGCAGCCATCGGAGCTGTCATTGATGGATGCCCACCCGGGGTACAACTCTCTGTTGAAGATATACAGCCATTTCTCGACCGAAGAAAACCAGGTACTTCTGACCTGGTAACGCCACGGCGTGAATCAGATCTCGTGGAGATCCTCTCAGGTGTTTTCCAGGGAAAGACCACTGGAACCCCGATCGGGCTCATCATCAGAAATCAATCAGCCAGGTCATCAGATTATGAACATCTCCGGGATCTCTTCAGACCAGGCCATGCAGACAGGACATATTTTGAAAAGTATGGAATCAGGGATCACCGGGGAGGCGGACGATCGTCAGGCAGGGAAACAGCAGGACGGGTGGCAGCCGGAGCAGTTGCTGCAATCTGCCTGAAGAGACGGAATATCTCAATTGTAGGAAAGATAGTTGAAATTCACGGAAATTCTGATCCTGTAATGTTTGAGCAGGAGATCCGGGAGGCCCGGGATCGGGGAGACTCTGTTGGAGGCATAATCAGCCTGACCATCACCGGCTGCCCGTCAGGTCTTGGAGATCCGGTCTTTGGGAAACTGGATGGTCTGCTTGCCGGTGCACTCATGGGAATCGGAGGAGTGAAAGGGATCGAGATAGGAGCAGGATATGCAGCTGCACGAATGTTTGGATCTGAACACAACGATCCCATGATCCCTGGCGGATATCTCTCAAATAATGCCGGAGGAATCCTGGGGGGGATCTCTAACGGACAGGACATTTCAATAAAACTAGCCGTAAAGCCAACCCCGTCAATATGCACCCCACAAAGCACGATTGACCTTGAAGGAAATCCCAGGACAATAGTTGTAGGAGGCAGACATGACCCTTGTATTGCCCTCAGAATCGTGCCGGTTGCTGAAGCAATGGCTGCTCTTGTAATTCTTGACACCCTACTTGAGCAGGATAAGTATGCTGCCTGGAGAGAGCCGGGTAGCCAGGAATTATAA
- a CDS encoding shikimate kinase codes for MEDRRIVLIGYRGTGKSSIGKNIAATLGFGHLDLDALIEETEGRTIPEIFAEGGEDLFRSIESGIIAKLSDKPAVISTGGGAILRSGNIRSLRRNSQIILLTSTEEMIAKRIGGTARPSLTGLPLEEEIHTTLTERMPQYRAVADLVYDSTGKTPRQAASEILQIIRPGKRLSDEINARQKLVNWVLTTPIPAAAHEPLQATIPDPSIRIYGILGNPCMHSLSPPIWNRLFQELEIPARNTWFECPDPARFIPAAEKAGVRGLSVTIPHKGRVMPLLDEIRKDATVIGAVNTILLLDGKRYGFNTDWKGIYRPLEGISGEVAVILGAGGAAASAVYATSMRGFTPIILNRTVERAREMGRHFGVETGALSDFTRYHPDLVINTTSVGMKSHTAAANQTPIPVSSLTPDMHIFDLVYTPAETPLLRGALDKGCSIIPGTEMFIHQLIEQFKVLTGIDIPADTVRRWIL; via the coding sequence ATGGAAGACCGCAGGATCGTGCTGATTGGCTATCGTGGCACAGGGAAGAGCAGTATCGGGAAGAATATTGCAGCAACGCTTGGATTTGGGCATCTTGATCTTGATGCCCTGATCGAAGAGACAGAAGGGAGAACCATTCCCGAGATCTTTGCTGAAGGAGGAGAAGATCTCTTTCGTTCTATAGAATCAGGGATTATTGCAAAACTGTCAGACAAACCTGCAGTAATCAGCACCGGTGGCGGTGCGATTCTCAGGTCCGGGAATATCAGATCCCTTCGAAGAAATAGTCAGATCATTCTGCTTACCAGTACCGAAGAAATGATAGCTAAGCGGATCGGGGGAACCGCCCGCCCATCCCTTACCGGGCTTCCACTTGAAGAGGAGATCCATACTACCCTGACCGAACGGATGCCTCAGTACCGGGCAGTTGCTGATCTTGTGTATGACTCAACCGGAAAAACTCCCAGGCAGGCAGCATCTGAGATCCTTCAGATCATCAGACCCGGAAAACGACTTTCAGATGAGATCAATGCCAGGCAGAAACTTGTGAACTGGGTGCTTACAACGCCGATTCCCGCTGCAGCCCATGAACCACTTCAGGCAACGATTCCCGATCCCTCAATCAGGATCTATGGAATCCTCGGAAACCCCTGCATGCACAGCCTCTCTCCTCCCATCTGGAACAGGCTCTTTCAGGAACTCGAAATTCCAGCCAGAAATACCTGGTTCGAATGTCCTGACCCCGCAAGGTTCATCCCGGCTGCTGAAAAGGCAGGAGTAAGGGGCCTCAGTGTAACCATTCCCCATAAAGGGCGAGTTATGCCACTCCTTGATGAGATACGAAAGGATGCAACTGTCATCGGAGCAGTGAACACGATCCTTCTCCTTGATGGAAAACGATATGGATTCAATACTGACTGGAAGGGAATTTATCGCCCTCTTGAAGGAATAAGTGGCGAGGTGGCTGTCATCCTTGGTGCAGGAGGGGCAGCAGCATCTGCTGTGTATGCTACATCAATGCGGGGATTTACTCCGATCATCCTTAACCGGACAGTTGAAAGAGCCAGAGAGATGGGAAGACATTTTGGTGTAGAAACCGGGGCTTTGAGTGACTTTACCAGATATCATCCGGATCTTGTCATCAATACAACGTCTGTCGGAATGAAATCCCACACAGCGGCAGCAAATCAGACACCAATACCTGTCTCATCACTGACACCTGATATGCACATATTTGATCTCGTATACACTCCTGCAGAGACACCACTTTTACGGGGAGCTCTTGATAAGGGATGTAGCATCATCCCGGGAACTGAGATGTTTATTCACCAGCTTATAGAACAGTTTAAAGTTTTGACCGGTATTGATATCCCGGCTGATACCGTGCGGAGGTGGATACTCTGA